One window from the genome of Actinomycetota bacterium encodes:
- a CDS encoding transcriptional repressor: MGSQLHRTVEQRLRRARSRYTRGRRQLVDLLADAGRPVTIGELLDGGSGLSQSSVYRNLQVLEQAGAVRRLVTATDPGARFELAEDLTSHHHHLICNVCGGIEDLQPSAPIERAVARLTSELAAADRFATEHHRLDLVGTCADCR; this comes from the coding sequence ATGGGCTCCCAGTTGCATCGCACGGTCGAGCAGCGGCTGCGCCGGGCCCGGTCGCGGTACACGCGCGGACGCCGACAGCTGGTCGATCTGCTGGCGGATGCCGGTCGCCCGGTCACGATCGGAGAGCTCCTCGACGGGGGCAGCGGCCTGTCGCAGAGCTCGGTGTACCGCAACCTGCAGGTCCTGGAGCAGGCCGGGGCGGTGCGGCGCTTGGTGACCGCCACGGACCCGGGTGCCCGGTTCGAGCTGGCCGAGGACCTGACGTCGCACCACCACCACCTGATCTGCAACGTGTGCGGGGGGATCGAGGACCTCCAGCCGTCAGCCCCGATCGAGCGCGCCGTGGCCCGGCTGACCAGTGAACTGGCCGCCGCCGACCGCTTCGCGACCGAGCACCACCGGCTCGATCTGGTCGGCACCTGCGCCGACTGCCGCTGA
- the mfd gene encoding transcription-repair coupling factor → MHPPTPVSGGPLAGLLVPGRQQLADVLGEGTLVAGPAVRPYLLALLAERSPPLVVVTARVSDAESLTDALSTFLGADRVALFPPWETLPHERLSPQPATVGQRLAVLDRLVRPDADAHPGRLLAVVAPIRAALQPMDPKLGDRAPLTVDAHYRGFDALIEMLVELGYDRVEQVHTRGDFAVRGGIVDVFPTAGAQAVRIEFWGDDVESLRTFAVGDQRSTGPAATVRIDPARELVVDAEIRQRARQLATAFPSIADRLHQLADGLMFEGVESLVTLLHPRLKLLPEFAPAGGVAIVDPILVRERASKLRDEAEALLEIAWETAAGHRPVDAGYVDLELFVDRAPGPTWELTPFAARPGATTPLEAEPWESFRGDIAAVADRLGKVAVDGHRIVATAGGHGPAQRLSQILAEEGVPVGLVDTVAEDDPGRAEVVASTLREGFFSANLGVAVLGEYDVFGVRRSRAASRRLGTRATAHEAVLDLEPGDYVVHRTHGVGRYRGMQTRQVPTPSGALAARDYVVLDYAKGDALFVPSDQVDAITRYAGADQPTVMRMGGAEWERAKRRVRGAVRDVAAELIRLYTARLHAPGTTFSPDGEWQRELEDAFEHVETADQLVVVDEIKRDMEAPLPMDRLLTGDVGFGKTEVAIRAAAKAAFDGKQVAVLVPTTLLAQQHLETFRERLTGFPVDVRMLSRFVSSAERRAVLDGLAAGTIDVVIGTHVLLGGHVRFKDLGLVIVDEEQRFGVRHKERLKQLRTSVDVLSMSATPIPRTLEMAISGIRDLSVIETPPEDRQPVHTVVAPYDDAQVALAVRRELLREGQVFYVHNQIATIGQAAARLRELVPDARVEMAHGQTPEDQLERVMVRFWEREFDVLLCTTIIESGLDVPNANTLIIERADLLGLAQLHQLRGRVGRATERGYAYLFFPPDGAAITEGAYQRLQTVGEHARLGSGLAIALRDLELRGAGNVVGAEQSGHVAAVGFDTYTEMLKHEVADLTGQPIEEEIEVKLELPVDAHLPDGFVPDEKLRLDLYRRIAAVGDAAGVKALREELADRFGRLPPPAERLLNVAALKAALRRWGITEVVLLGGAATAGPARRVLRASPVHLTDSQQVRLQRLHPRARWRSTAEVLEVPFPPDVDDIVAWVAATLRDVLGAPGR, encoded by the coding sequence GTGCACCCTCCCACACCCGTGTCCGGCGGCCCGCTCGCGGGCCTGCTCGTCCCCGGGCGCCAACAGCTCGCCGACGTCCTCGGTGAGGGCACGCTGGTGGCTGGTCCGGCGGTCCGCCCGTACCTGTTGGCGCTCCTGGCCGAGCGCTCCCCCCCGTTGGTGGTGGTCACGGCCCGCGTCTCGGACGCCGAGTCGCTCACCGACGCGCTGTCGACGTTCCTCGGCGCCGACCGCGTCGCGCTGTTCCCGCCGTGGGAGACGCTCCCCCACGAGCGGCTGAGTCCCCAACCGGCCACCGTCGGGCAGCGGCTGGCGGTCCTTGATCGGCTGGTCCGCCCGGACGCCGATGCGCACCCGGGGCGGCTGCTGGCGGTGGTGGCGCCGATCCGCGCGGCACTGCAGCCGATGGACCCCAAGCTCGGCGACCGTGCGCCCCTGACCGTCGATGCGCACTACCGTGGCTTCGATGCGCTGATCGAGATGCTGGTCGAGCTCGGATACGACCGGGTCGAGCAGGTGCACACGCGGGGGGACTTCGCTGTTCGAGGCGGGATCGTCGACGTGTTCCCCACGGCCGGGGCGCAGGCCGTCCGGATCGAGTTCTGGGGCGACGATGTCGAGTCGCTGCGGACGTTCGCGGTCGGCGATCAGCGTTCGACGGGACCGGCCGCCACCGTCCGCATCGACCCGGCCCGCGAGCTGGTCGTCGACGCCGAAATCCGACAACGGGCCCGTCAGCTGGCCACCGCCTTCCCCAGCATCGCCGATCGCCTCCACCAGCTCGCCGACGGGCTGATGTTCGAGGGGGTGGAGTCGCTGGTGACGCTGCTGCACCCGCGCCTGAAGCTGCTCCCGGAGTTCGCCCCGGCCGGCGGTGTCGCGATCGTCGATCCGATCCTGGTCCGCGAACGCGCGAGCAAGCTCCGCGACGAGGCGGAGGCGCTGCTGGAGATCGCTTGGGAGACAGCGGCGGGTCACCGGCCGGTCGACGCCGGGTACGTCGACCTGGAGCTGTTCGTCGACCGCGCACCCGGCCCCACGTGGGAGCTCACCCCCTTCGCCGCGCGGCCGGGCGCCACGACGCCGCTGGAGGCCGAACCGTGGGAGTCGTTCCGGGGTGACATCGCCGCCGTCGCCGACCGCCTGGGGAAGGTCGCCGTCGACGGGCACCGCATCGTGGCGACCGCTGGCGGCCACGGACCGGCGCAGCGGCTGTCGCAGATCCTGGCCGAAGAGGGCGTCCCGGTCGGGTTGGTCGACACCGTCGCCGAGGACGACCCGGGGCGGGCGGAGGTCGTGGCGAGCACCCTGCGTGAGGGCTTCTTCAGCGCGAACCTCGGCGTGGCGGTCCTCGGCGAGTACGACGTGTTCGGGGTCCGCCGCAGCCGGGCCGCCAGCCGCCGGCTCGGCACCCGGGCGACCGCCCACGAGGCGGTCCTGGATCTCGAGCCCGGCGACTACGTGGTGCACCGCACGCACGGCGTGGGCCGCTACCGCGGGATGCAGACCCGCCAGGTCCCCACCCCGTCGGGGGCGCTGGCCGCCCGCGACTACGTCGTTCTGGACTACGCCAAGGGGGACGCGCTGTTCGTCCCCTCCGATCAGGTCGACGCGATCACCCGGTACGCCGGCGCCGACCAGCCCACGGTGATGCGGATGGGCGGCGCCGAGTGGGAGCGGGCCAAGCGACGGGTTCGCGGCGCCGTCCGCGATGTCGCCGCCGAGCTGATCCGCTTGTACACCGCGCGCCTGCATGCACCGGGCACCACGTTCTCCCCGGACGGTGAGTGGCAGCGCGAACTCGAGGACGCCTTCGAGCACGTCGAGACGGCTGACCAGCTGGTCGTGGTCGACGAGATCAAACGGGACATGGAGGCGCCACTGCCGATGGACCGCTTGCTCACCGGCGATGTCGGCTTCGGCAAGACGGAGGTCGCGATCCGCGCCGCGGCGAAGGCCGCGTTCGACGGGAAGCAGGTCGCCGTCCTGGTCCCCACCACGCTGCTGGCCCAGCAGCACCTGGAGACCTTCCGCGAGCGCCTGACCGGTTTCCCGGTCGACGTGCGGATGCTCAGCCGGTTCGTGTCGTCCGCGGAGCGCCGGGCGGTCCTCGACGGGCTGGCGGCCGGGACGATCGACGTGGTGATCGGGACGCACGTCCTGCTGGGCGGACACGTCCGTTTCAAGGACCTCGGCCTGGTGATCGTCGACGAGGAGCAGCGCTTCGGGGTCCGCCACAAGGAACGCCTCAAACAGCTGCGGACCAGCGTCGACGTGCTGTCGATGTCGGCCACGCCGATCCCGCGCACCTTGGAGATGGCCATCTCGGGGATCCGTGACCTGTCGGTGATCGAGACCCCACCCGAGGACCGCCAGCCCGTCCACACGGTTGTCGCCCCCTACGACGACGCGCAGGTGGCGTTGGCCGTCCGCCGGGAGCTGCTCCGCGAGGGGCAGGTGTTCTACGTGCACAACCAGATCGCGACCATCGGCCAGGCCGCCGCACGGCTACGCGAGCTCGTCCCCGACGCTCGCGTCGAGATGGCGCACGGTCAGACGCCCGAGGACCAGCTCGAACGCGTCATGGTGCGCTTCTGGGAGCGGGAGTTCGACGTGCTGTTGTGCACCACGATCATCGAGTCCGGTCTCGACGTGCCCAACGCCAACACCTTGATCATCGAGCGGGCCGACCTGCTGGGCCTCGCCCAGCTGCACCAGCTCCGCGGACGGGTCGGTCGCGCCACCGAGCGCGGGTACGCGTACCTGTTTTTCCCCCCCGACGGTGCGGCGATCACCGAGGGCGCCTACCAGCGGCTGCAGACGGTCGGCGAGCACGCCCGGCTGGGATCGGGACTGGCGATCGCGCTCCGCGACCTCGAGCTGCGCGGCGCCGGCAACGTCGTCGGTGCCGAGCAGTCGGGCCACGTCGCGGCGGTCGGGTTCGATACCTACACCGAGATGCTCAAGCACGAGGTGGCCGACCTCACCGGGCAGCCGATCGAGGAGGAGATCGAGGTCAAGCTCGAGCTTCCGGTCGATGCGCACCTGCCCGACGGGTTCGTGCCCGACGAGAAGCTCCGGTTGGACCTGTACCGGCGCATCGCGGCCGTTGGTGACGCGGCCGGGGTCAAGGCTCTCCGCGAGGAGCTCGCCGACCGGTTCGGGCGGCTCCCGCCGCCTGCGGAGCGTCTCCTCAACGTCGCTGCTCTGAAGGCGGCGCTGCGGCGATGGGGGATCACCGAGGTGGTCCTGCTGGGCGGTGCGGCCACCGCCGGTCCGGCTCGCCGCGTGCTGCGCGCGTCACCGGTCCACCTGACCGACTCACAGCAGGTGCGCCTCCAGCGCCTGCACCCGCGGGCACGGTGGCGGTCGACCGCGGAGGTGCTCGAGGTCCCGTTCCCGCCCGACGTCGACGACATCGTGGCCTGGGTCGCGGCGACGCTCCGCGACGTGCTGGGCGCGCCGGGGCGGTGA